A window from Zingiber officinale cultivar Zhangliang chromosome 7A, Zo_v1.1, whole genome shotgun sequence encodes these proteins:
- the LOC122001214 gene encoding uncharacterized protein LOC122001214 yields the protein MKPSVMLLLFLLLLSANRSRGIRLLLEEEDSLNSKHYHIHEDSLRSHDVSKERKNGVSVDSKQEQVHVHSSAAPPPETEPRQNYPDTLDIAGMDYSPAKKMPPIHN from the exons ATGAAGCCTTCAGTCATGCtgcttctttttctcctcctaCTCTCAGCAAACAGGTCCAGAG GAATCAGGTTACTGCTGGAAGAAGAAGACTCGCTGAATTCCAAACACTACCATATCCAT GAGGATAGTTTGAGGAGCCATGACGTGAGTAAGGAGAGGAAGAATGGAGTCTCAGTCGACAGCAAGCAAGAGCAAGTGCATGTTCACAGCTCGGCTGCGCCGCCACCGGAAACGGAGCCGAGGCAGAACTACCCCGACACCCTTGACATAGCAGGAATGGATTACTCTCCTGCAAAGAAAATGCCTCCGATCCACAACTGA
- the LOC122001213 gene encoding glycerol kinase-like: MSGGAEEFFIGSIDQGTTSTRFIIYDRHAKPVASHQVEFTQFYPEAGWVEHDPMEILQSVRECMGKALYKATAAGHNVDAGLRAIGLTNQRETTVVWSRSTGLPLYNAIVWMDARTSGICHRLVSQLSGGRDHFVPSCGLPISTYFSALKLLWLIENVDAVEVAVRSGDAMFGTIDTWMIWNLTGGCGGVDLHEKPMLGLHVTDCSNASRTMLMNLQTREWDATILETLGIPLNILPKIISNSETIGVIANGWPLAGIPIAGCLGDQHAAMLGQRCRKGQAKSTYGTGAFILLNTGEEIVKSSHGLLTTVAYKLGPEAPTNYALEGSIAIAGAAVQWLRDGLGIIQTAAEIEEMAKLVETSGGIYFVPAFNGLFAPWWRDDARGVCVGITRFTNKGHIARAVLESMCFQVNDVLSSMHKDAGDGGEVKTEGEFLLRVDGGATVNNLLMQIQADLLGSPVVRPADIETTALGAAYAAGLAIGVWTEEQIFTSGHEEKTTIFRPKLAEEERKKRTESWHKAVSRTFDLADL, translated from the exons ATGTCGGGAGGCGCCGAAGAATTCTTCATCGGATCGATCGATCAGGGCACCACCAGCACTCGCTTCATCATCTACGATCGCCACGCCAAGCCCGTCGCCTCTCACCAAGTCGAGTTCACCCAATTCTACCCCGAAGCCGG ATGGGTGGAGCACGATCCCATGGAGATCCTGCAGAGCGTGAGGGAGTGCATGGGGAAGGCGCTCTATAAGGCCACGGCAGCCGGTCACAACGTCGACGCCGGCCTCCGCGCCATCGGCCTCACCAACCAGCGGGAGACCACGGTGGTGTGGAGCCGATCCACCGGCCTCCCGCTTTACAACGCCATCGTGTGGATGGACGCCCGCACCAGTGGGATCTGCCATCGCCTCGTAAGTCAGCTCTCCGGCGGCCGCGATCATTTCGTTCCTTCTTGCGGCCTCCCCATCAGTACCTACTTCAGCGCCCTCAAGCTCCTCTGGCTCATCGAGAACGTGGACGCCGTCGAGGTCGCCGTTCGATCCGGCGACGCCATGTTCGGCACGATCGACACTTGGATGATCTGGAATCTCACCGGCGGCTGCGGTGGCGTCGACCTCCATGAGAAGCCCATGCTCGGTCTCCATGTCACCGATTGCTCCAACGCCTCACGGACCATGCTGATGAACCTACAAACTCGAGAATGGGACGCCACCATCCTTGAAACCCTAGGCATCCCTCTCAACATCCTCCCCAAAATCATCAGCAACTCGGAGACCATCGGCGTGATCGCGAACGGGTGGCCACTCGCCGGGATCCCAATCGCCGGCTGCCTTGGTGACCAGCACGCCGCGATGCTGGGACAGCGCTGCCGGAAAGGCCAGGCCAAAAGCACTTACGGCACCGGCGCCTTCATCCTGCTAAACACGGGTGAGGAAATAGTCAAATCCTCGCACGGCCTCCTTACCACTGTCGCCTACAAGCTTGGCCCCGAGGCCCCGACCAACTACGCTCTGGAGGGCTCGATTGCCATCGCCGGTGCGGCGGTACAGTGGCTGAGGGATGGTCTGGGAATCATCCAGACAGCGGCGGAGATCGAGGAGATGGCGAAGCTGGTGGAGACTTCGGGAGGCATCTACTTCGTGCCGGCGTTCAACGGGCTGTTCGCGCCGTGGTGGCGCGACGACGCGCGCGGGGTGTGCGTCGGGATCACCAGGTTCACCAACAAAGGCCACATAGCGCGGGCGGTACTCGAAAGCATGTGCTTTCAGGTGAACGACGTTCTTTCTTCGATGCATAAAGATGCAGGGGACGGCGGCGAGGTGAAGACTGAGGGTGAATTCTTGCTTCGCGTCGACGGCGGCGCCACTGTCAACAATCTGCTGATGCAAATTCAG GCTGATTTATTGGGTAGCCCGGTCGTCCGACCTGCAGATATCGAAACTACAGCGCTTGGAGCAGCATATGCTGCTGGACTAGCCATTGGTGTGTGGACCGAAGAACAGATATTCACCTCTGGACATGAAGAAAAGACCACTATCTTTCGTCCCAAACTAGctgaagaggagagaaagaagaggactgAATCTTGGCACAAGGCCGTGTCTAGAACTTTTGATTTAGCTGACCTGTGA
- the LOC122000016 gene encoding vesicle-associated membrane protein 711-like — MAILYALVARGSVVLAEFNTSPMNASAVARQILERIPDSQDTHVSYSQDRYIFHSKRTDGLTVLCVADDTAGRRIPFAFLEDIHGRFVKTYGRACHTAPAYGMNDEFSRILSQQIDYYSNDPNADRMNRIKGEMSQVRNVMIENIDKVLERGERLELLVDKTASMQGNTIRFRKQARRFRNSVWWQNIKLTIVLILLILIIIYVVLAFLCHGIALPTCIR, encoded by the exons ATGGCGATCCTCTACGCTCTGGTGGCGCGAGGATCGGTGGTGCTGGCGGAGTTCAATACGTCGCCGATGAACGCGAGCGCGGTGGCGCGGCAGATCCTGGAGCGGATCCCCGATTCCCAGGATACCCACGTATCCTACTCGCAGGACCGCTACATCTTCCACTCCAAGCGCACCGACGGCCTCACCGTCCTCTGCGTCGCCGATGATACCGCCGGAA GAAGAATTCCTTTTGCTTTTCTCGAGGATATTCATGGAAGATTTGTGAAGACATATGGTCGTGCTTGTCATACAGCACCTGCTTATGGAATGAATGACGAGTTCTCTAGGATTTTGAGTCAACAGATTGATTACTATTCTAATGATCCTAATGCAGATAGGATGAATCGGATCAAGGGTGAAATGAGTCAG GTGCGCAATGTTATGATAGAGAATATTGACAAAGTACTGGAAAGAGGAGAGCGGTTGGAGTTGCTGGTTGACAAAACTGCAAGCATGCAAGGAAATACAATTCGCTTTAGGAAACAAGCACGTCGCTTTCGGAACTCCGTGTGGTGGCAAAATATTAAGCTAAC GATTGTACTTATTCTACTCATCCTGATTATTATATACGTTGTGCTTGCATTTCTATGCCATGGCATTGCTTTGCCAACTTGTATCAGGTAG